The following is a genomic window from Pseudomonas purpurea.
TACAGCACGTAATTGCCCACCAGCCCCAGCACGGCCATCGCCACCAACCAGCCGCCCCTTGGGCCGAGCGCCTTGCGGCTCGGCAAACGCCGGGTTGCCGTCAGGTACACGAACAAACAGCCACCGGACACCAGCAAGCGAAACCAGGTCACCGTGACCGGGTCCATCACCAGCAACACTTGTTTGAGTTTGATCGGCAGGATTCCCCACAGCAGTGCGGTCAGCAAGGCGAGAAACAGACCATAAACCCAGCGACCAGACGAAATGTGCATGCAACCCCCACTGCCAGATAATCAAAACCCCATTCTAGGCTGACGACGATACATCACGCCGGCACCGTCAGTAATACGCCGTGAACAAGACGGTATCGGTCGCAGCGATAAATTGACGGTATGCCGCTGATCCGAAGGTTGGGCGCATCAAGGTGTTCAGACTTAAGCTGATTTTGTTCCGGGACCGCCCACACGACAGGAGCTCACCATGTACGGCATGCGCGCCCAAGACATCGCCCCGGCCACTCACTTTCGCAGTGACCGACTAACCCGCGTGAATGGCGACTTGTATTTCAGCACCCGGGAAAACACCCTGGAAGGCCCGTTCAGCAACCATGAGGAAGCCGAACGGGAGGTCCGCGCCTATATCGAACGAGTACGACTATTGAGCCGCGAGCGCATCAGCTGATACCTGCTCGGCGAACACGTCATTGAGTTCCCGGAACTCGATGCTCGCCACGTTCAGGCCTTTAGTCCTGAGCAACTTCGCGCCAACCGCGACAATCATTCACCTCGCGCCGGCGTAACCATTGCCTTAACTCGTGGCCTTCTTCAATTTCTTGTCGTGCTTGTCGGACTTTTCAAACGCTTCTTCCAGCGCCCGGTTAATGGTGCGCAAGACCTTGACCCGCGCCCAGCGCTTGTCGTTGGCCTCGACCAGGGTCCAGGTCGACACCTCGGTGCTGGTGCGATCGACCATGTCGCCGACGGCAGCGCGGTAATCGTCCCACTTGTCGCGGTTGCGCCAGTCGTCCTCGGTGATCTTGAAACGCTTGAACGGGATTTCCTCGCGCTGCTGGAAACGCTCCAGTTGCGTCTGCTTGTCGATGGCCAGCCAGAACTTCACCACAATGACCCTGGCGTCACTGAGCTGCTCTTCGAAATCGTTGATTTCGCCGTATGCGCGCATCCAGTCGTTAGGGCTGCAAAACCCTTCAATGCGTTCGACCAGCACCCGGCCATACCAGGAACGGTCAAACACGGTAAACGTGCCACGGGCGGGGATATGCCGCCAGAACCGCCACAAGTACGGTTGGGCACGTTCATCTTCGGTGGGGGCGGCGATGGGCACGATGCGGTACTGGCGCGGGTCGAGGGCGGCGGCAACGCGGCGAATCGCGCCACCCTTGCCGGCCGCATCGTTGCCCTCGAAAACCGCCACCAAGGCGTGTTTGCGCATGCGCTTGTCACGCATCAACCCGGAAAGGCGCGCCTGCTCGGTAATCAGTTGTTCTTCGTAATCGTCCTTCTCCAGGTGCTGGCTCATGTCCAGGCTGTCGAGCAAGCTGAACTGGTCGACGGACGATGGCAGCGGCGCCGGGTTCATGCCGCTGCTTTTGACCTTGGGCGTCTTCAACGCACTTTGCAGACCTTCGAGCAGAATCTTGCCGACAGTCAAACTGCGGTAGTGAGCATCGACCCCTTCGATCACATGCCAGGGCGCATAGTCACGGCTGGTGCGACGCAGCACCCGCTCGCCAAAATGCACGAATTTGTCGTAGGTCTTCGATTGCTGCCAGTCCAGCGGGCTGATGCGCCAACTGTGCAGTGGGTCATCCTGCAAGGCCTTGAGCCGCGCCTTCATTTGCTTCTTGGACAGGTGAAACCAGAACTTGAAAATCAGCGCGCCTTCATCGCAGAGCATTTTTTCCAGGCGCTCGGCACCGGCGATGCCCTGATCGAGCCGGGCGTCCTTGAACTCGCCGTGCACCCGGCCCTGCAACATCTGGCTGTACCAGTTGCCGAAGAACACACCCATGCGGCCCTTGGCCGGCAGCATCCGCCAGTAACGCCAGGCCGGTGGCCGCGCCAGTTCTTCGTCGGTTTGCTGATCGAAGGTGCGCACCTCGATCAGTCGCGGGTCCATCCACTCGTTGAGCAACTTGACCGTCTCGCCCTTGCCCGCGCCTTCGATGCCATTGATCAGCACGATCACGGGAAAGCGCGCCTGCTGCTGAAGTTCAAACTGCGCTTCCAGCAAGGCCTCGCGCAGGGCCGGGACCTCGGCGTCGTAGGTTTCTTTGTCGATGGCGTGACCGATTTCGGCAGATTCGAACATGGGCGGCTCCCTTCCAAGATTGAGCAAGACTAACGGATTGCCCCAGCGTTTGTCTGGGCAAAGCTCATGACGGTTGTCATGGATCAATCGCTGCTCTGGCGATCGGCTAGAATGGCCACCCAGCCGTTGCCGAGCCCGCCATGAATCCTGTAATGCACCACGCCCAACTCGACTGGGACGACCAGGGACGCCCGCACTCGCGGGTGTTCGACGATGTGTACTTCTCCGACCAGTCGGGCCTGGAAGAAACCCGCTACGTGTTCATCGAGCAGAATCGCTTGAGCGAACGCTTCGCCGCGCTGCCGGCCGACGGTCGTTTCGTGATTGGCGAAACCGGTTTCGGCACCGGGCTGAATTTTCTCTGCGCCTGGCAGTTGTTCGAGCAGCAAGCGGTGGCCGGCGCACGGCTGCATTTTGTCAGCGTCGAAAAGTACCCGCTGAGCCCAAGCGACCTGCAACGGGCCCTGGCCCTCTGGCCAGAACTCAAAGTCTTTGCCGACCCATTGCTGGCCCAGTACGTGGCGATCCATCAAGGCTTTCAGCGGTTGATGCTGGACAACGGTCGCGTAACCCTGACCCTGTTGATCGGCGATGCACTGGAACAACTGCCGCAACTGGACGCGCACATCGATGCCTGGTTTCTCGACGGTTTCGCCCCGGCGAAAAACCCGGACATGTGGACCGCCGAACTCTTTGCCGAACTGGCCCGGCTGGCCGCCCCCGACTCGACAATCAGTACGTTCACCAGCACCGGTTGGGTGCGCCGTTTGCTGAACGCGGCAGGCTTCAAAATGCGCCGCACACCGGGCATCGGTCACAAGTGGGAAATCCTGCGCGGCGCGTTTCTCGGCTGGCCCGAGGAGACGCCAGCCCCGGCAGCGATCAAGCCATGGTTTGCCCGGCCCACGCCCCTGGTCGGCGAGCGTCGCGCCCTGGTGATCGGCGCCGGGCTGGCCGGTTGTGCGAGTGCGGCCAGCCTCGCTGCGCGCGGCTGGCAAGTCAGCGTCATGGAGCGTCACGGCGAATTGGCGCAGGAAGCCTCGGGCAACCCGCAAGGCGTGCTGTACCTCAAGCTCTCGGCCCACAGCACCGCATTGTCACAAATGATCATCAGCGGTTTCGGCTATACCCGCCGACTGCTTGAGCACCTGCAACGCGGTGTCGACTGGGACGGTTGCGGGGTGCTGCAACTGGCGTTCAATGCCAAGGAAGCGGAGCGTCAGGCGCAGTTGGCCGCCGCGTTTCCGGCCGATCTGGTGCATCTGCTGGATCAACCGCAAGCGCAGGCCAAGGCCGGAATAGAGCTGACCCACGGCGGACTGTTCTACCCGCAAGGTGGCTGGGTTCACCCGCCCGCACTGTGCCAATGGCAAGCGACACACACCCATGTTCAGCGGTTGCTGCACCGTGAAGCGCTGGAACTGCGCAAGGTCGATGACCAGTGGCAAGCCTGGGACGGCGAGACGTTGCTGGCCAGTGCACCGGTGGTGATCCTGGCCGGCGCCGCCGAGATCAAACGCTTTGCGCAGAGTGCCGAACTGCCGCTCAAACGCATTCGCGGGCAAATCACCCGCCTCCCTCAAACCGCGCAAAGCCAGAGCCTGGCCACCGTGGTGTGCGCCGAAGGTTACGTCGCCCCTGCACGCCTGGGTGAACACACCCTGGGCGCGAGTTTCGACTTCAAGAGCGACGACCTGACCCCGACCACCGCCGAACACCTGGGCAACCTTGAGTTGCTCAAGGAGATTTCTACCGATCTGGTCAGCCGCCTGCACGCCGAACAGTTGGACCCGGAGCAACTTCAGGGCCGCGCGGCGTTCCGTTGCACCAGCCCCGATTACCTGCCCATCGTCGGACCTTTGGCCGACAACCAAGCCTTTGCCCAGGCTTACGCGGCATTGAGCAAGGACGCCCGGCAGGTACCGGACGTCGCGTGCCCCTGGCTCGACGGCTTGTACGTGAACAGCGGCCATGGCTCACGCGGGTTGATCACCGCGCCGCTGTCCGGCGAACTGCTCGCTGCCTGGCTGGACAACGAACCGCTGCCCCTGCCCCGCGCTGTCGCCGAAGCCTGTCACCCGAATCGCTTTGCCTTGCGCCGCTTGATCCGGGGCAACGGATAACCTGATCGGGCAGAACCCGGCAGGCTGGCCCCCATGGCTCATTCGCCGTAGCATCACGCAATTGTTTAACCGAGGTGCCTATGCTGATCCCCCACGACCAACTTGAAGTCGACACCCTCACCCGCCTGATCGAAGACTTCGTCACCCGTGACGGCACCGACAATGGTGATGAAACGCCACTTGAGACCCGCGTACTCCGGGTTCGAAGTGCATTGAGCAAGGGCCAGGCACTGATTGTCTTCGACCCGGAAAGCGAACAATGCCAACTGATGCTCAAGCACGACGTCCCCAAGCATCTGTTCGACTGAAAATCTCAGCGCCCCTTGGACTGGGCGCGGCGCGACTGAATGCGCTCGTAGACCTCAGCGCGGTGCACATTCACGTTCGGGGGGGCCTCGATGCCAAAGCGGATGTTGTTGCCGTTGATCGCGAGGATGCGCAGGGAAATGTTGTCGCCGATGGAAATCAATTCGCCCACAACGCGGCTGAGTACAAGCATGGCTCTAGTCCTTGAGGTAACCGGACCTTGAAGATGCCCGCCACCGGGCAGCGCTTCAATGCACGCGGGGCAAAACAGTCTCGCCCTACAATGCCACCAGATGCTCCTTACAGACTTTTCCTGCAAACCCCGTCAATGAACGTTACGGAGCCGAGAAGCGTGGGCCGAACAGAATGACGCTCGCGCCCAGCACACACAGTGCAACGCCCAGCCAGTCCGAACCCAGCGGCCGCACACGCTCGACCACGGCCAGCCAGCCAATGGACGCGATGATGTAGATACCGCCGTAAGCGGCATAGGCCCCCGGCCGGCGTAGCTCGCCTCGACGCGGGTCAACAACAGCGCGAACAACGTCAGGCTGATCAGTGCCGGGGCGATCCACCAGGCGCTTTTACCCTGGCGCAGCCACATCCAGAAGGCGTAACAACCGGCGATTTCAAACAACGCGGCGAGGAAAAACCAGAGGTAATTGAGCATGCAAATGTCTCGTCAGAGTTGCCAGATGCGGCAACCCTAACGACACAGCCTTATGCGGGCAAGTTCAGCTGGCGCATTGCCTGGCCTTGGCGCGCATCTTGTCGGCCATCACGGTCATTTCGTTGTAGAGCAGTTGCGGGTTCTTTTGCTTGATCGCCCAGGCCATGCGTCCCTGTTCATGGGGCAGGATCATGAACTCGCCAGCGGCAACCTGTTGGTAAATGTAGTCCGCGATATCCGTGGCGGTAATCGGCGAACTTTCCAGCAACTTGCCGACCTGGGCTTTCATGGCCGGGGTCGGGCCCCGGAAAGAGTCCAGCAAGTTGGTCTGGAAGAATGACGGGCACACCACATGCACACTGACTTCCTGCTGCGCCAGTTCAATCAACAGGCTCTCGGACAGCGCCACCACACCGGCCTTGGCCACGTTGTAGTTGCTCATGGCCGGGCCCTGCATCAACGCGGCCATGGAGGCGATGTTGATGATCTTGCCTTTGCTCTTTTCCAGCAGCGGCAGGAAGGCCTTGCACCCCTTGACCACGCCCATCAGGTTGATCGCAATCTGCCAGTCCCAGTCTTCAAGCGACAGCTCACTGAAGAATCCGCCCGAGGCCACGCCGGCGTTGTTGACGATCACATCGATGCCGCCGAGCTTCTGTTCGCAGGCCTGGGCGAACGCCGTCAACTGGCTGTAGTCGCGCACATCGCAACGCTGGACGAACCCTTCGCCACCCGCCTCGCGCACCAACATGAGGGTTTCCTGCAAACCGGGTTCACTGACATCCGACAACGCCAACTGCCAGCCTTCACGGGCCCAGCGCAGTGCGATTTCCCGTCCCAGGCCGGAGCCGGCGCCCGTGATCATCATGCGATTTTGCATAGCCGTTGCCTTAGTTGTTCCGGGGAAGAGGTGGCCAGTGTAGCGAAGGACATTGCGACACCCACGCACCATCAGGGCGCTGAATGCCTCAGGCAAACCGAAGCGCTTGAGAGGCTCGCAAACGTGCTGCCACCCTCGCGATAGCAGGCGTGATGCGGCCTTGTCTGCCCCCAACTAAAAACGAAATAAACCGGTGTCCAAAAAGCAGTAAAGAAATAGTGAATTTTCTTTTATGTACCGGACTCGGACATTTTAAGGCGCTAGGTTTTATTGCAGCCGAGTCAGTTGTCCAACCCTTGCGACTTTCCATAACACTCAATTAAGGAAACCGATATGGGCACCATTCTTCTCGTGATTCTGATCCTCCTGCTGATCGGTGGCCTGCCAGTCTTCCCGCATTCACGCAGTTGGGGCTACGGCCCGTCCGGTGTAATCGGCGTGGTGGTGGTCGTATTAGTGGTTTTGTTGCTACTTGGCAGGATTTGACCGTCAACCGACTCAACAGGCAAAAAAAGAGGCCCTCGCGGGCCTCTTTTCTTGTGCGCCAAACGTTAGTCAGGCTTGCCATTGACAACACCGGCGGTGTTATCGATCAGGCTTTTGGTTGCGGTTTGCAGGAACGACTCAAGTTTTTTCTTCATCTCGGCCGTTTGCGGTGCATCCGGGATGATTTCGGAATGAGGGTTGGCCCCCAATTCGTAGGCATACATCTTCGGTGGCATTTCTTTTTCTTTAGGCAGCACCAGGATCCGGTCCGCGGTGATGATCGCGGTGGTCTGCTCGCTGCCCGATGGCTTGATCACGCCAAAACCGGTATCACCTTGCGGCAGGTTCAACAGGTCACGGCCCCAGCACTGATGGCGCACTTCACCACCCAACCGGCCCATGATGGTCGGCACGATGTCGATCTGTGTGCCCACGGTGTGGTCGAGCTGACCGAATTTTTCCTGGATGCCCGGTGCAATCATCAACATCGGTACGTTGAAGCGGCCCAAGTCCATTTCGGTGATCTGGCGCTCGTTGCCAAAACCATGGTCACCCACGATCACAAACAGGGTTTCCTTGAAGTACGGCTCCTTACGGGCCTTTTCGAAGAATTGACCCAACGCCCAGTCGGCGTAGCGCATGGCCGTCAAATGCTCGTTCAAGCTACCGCGATCGGTGACTTTCTCGACCGGCAACGGTGTCGGCAAGGCGTACGGCGTGTGGTTGGACAGGGTTTGCAGCAACGCATAGAACGGCTTCTTGCCTTCGCGAGCCTTCAGCTCCTGCAAACCACGGTCGAACATGTCCTGGTCGGACACGCCCCACGTCGGGTCGGAGAACACCGGGTTGACGTAGTCGTTACGCCCGATGAAGTTGGTCATGCCCTGGTTGCTGAAGAAACCCGACTGGTTGTCCCAGGCGAAGTCGCCGTTGTAGACATACACGTCGTCGAACTTGCGCGCACTGAGCAACTGCGGCAGGCCGGACAGCTTATGGCTGCCTTCCGGGGTCTGCATCAGGTATTCGAAACCCGGCAGGTTCGGGAAGCACGCCATGGTGGCAAACATGCCCTGGTGGGTATGGGTGCCGTTGGAGAAGAAGCGGTCGAACAGCAGGCCTTCTTTCGACAGTTTGTCGAGGTACGGCGTGATGTTGCCAGGGCCACCCAGGGCGCCCACCGAGTGACCGGCCATGCTTTCCATGAGGATCACGACAACGTTCTTGATCGGCAGGGTCTTGTCGGCCGGCGGCGTGTAGTCACGACGGACGGCAGCGATGTCGGCGTCTACCAGTTTCTCGTCCGGCATCACCAGCATGTCGCGCACGGTCTGCTGCGCCTGCTCCTGCGGGATCGTCGGCTTCCAGATGTTGTCGCGCTCTTCGGACATGCGGCTCTTGGCCGCCGCGATCAGCGACAACGAGCCATTGAGGCCCAACTGGTTGGCGAAGTTCGAGTCGGTGGTGTAAACGTCACCCCAACGAAGTGGCGGGCCCTGACGCAAGGTGCCGCGAGCGGCCACCACGCAAATCAACAGGCACACCACGAACACGCCGATACGCGCATACCACGGCGCTACCTGACGGGTGCTGATGCTGCCACCGCTGAACGGGCCACGTGGCCGGGTCGCGCGGTCGGCGCCCTTGAACGCCAGGCTCAGCAGCCAGGTGCCCACGGCCCAGGCCAGCAGGTAACGCACCACCGGGAAACCGTACCAGAGCATGCTCATCACGGTTTTCGGGTCTTCCTTGACGTACTGGAAGACCAGGCCGTTGAGGCGCTGATGGAACTCGCGGTAGAAATCCATCTCCATCAGGCCAAGGAACAGCGCAATGCTCGAGACGACGGTCAACCAGAAGCGGAAGAAACCGCGCGCCGCCATTGCCCGCACGCTGAACAGCGCCAACAGCAACGGAATGCTCAGGTACACCACCAGGCGCAAGTCGAAGCGCAGGCCGTTGGCGAACGCTTCAACAAAGGTCGAGGCCGGGGTATTGAGGATCATCTCCCGGTTGTAGACCAGCAGCGCCACGCGCAATACCGAGAGCATCACCATGATGATCAGGGCGCACAGCAGCGTATAGGCCAGGTGCGATTTGACGGTCGGTTGCAGCAAGCGATTTGAAGCTCGCTGCTGATTCAGGGCGTCCGGGTTTGCCATGTCGTTTTAGGACCCATTGGAAGTTTAAGTTTCAAAGAAATTGCTGCGCCCTACCCTCTGATGACCACAACCTGGCCCGGGGTTTGCGCGGTGCGCAAATGTTGCACGATCGTTCACGGCATTGCCATTTATAACTGGCCGGGACTGGCAACGGTATCTTCCAGCCCTCTGGAACGCGGAACTGCATCAGGTGTAGCCCAAAAATCGGCGCTGGCGAATTGTCTTGGAGGGTTTGTGAAAATTTTGTGCAACGAATATCTGGAAACACAAAAAAGGGCCTTGCGGCCCTTTCTCATTGCAGGTGATCAGTCGTTGCTTGGTTTGTTCACGGCTTGCAATACGTATTGTGGCAAGGCGAAGGCGCCTATGTGGATTTCCGGGTTGTAGTAGCGCGTGATGATGCCGCTGCCGGCAAACCGCTGGCTCAGGGTTTCGCGGGACAGTTTGCGGTACGCCGTGTTGGTCGCGCCCCAGGCAAAGGTCATCGCGCCGCCGATGTAGGTTGGCACCGCAGCCTGGTAGAAGTGCCAGTCCGGGAACAGGCTGCGCAGGCGCCCGGCGGTGGTTTTAACTTCTTCGATCTGCATGAACGGCGTGCCGTTCTGGGTCACCAGGATGCCGCCTTCGTTCAGGCAGCGGTGGCACGCCTGGTAGAAGTTCTCCGAGAACAGCACTTCACCCGGCCCGATCGGGTCGGTGGAGTCGGAGATGATCACGTCGAATTTTTCCTGAGTGGTGGCGACGAAACGCATGCCGTCGTCGATCACCAGGTTCAGGCGGGGGTCATCGAACGCTCCCTTGGAGTGGTTCGGCAGGAATTCCTTGCACATGTCGACCACGGTGCCGTCGATTTCGACCATGGTGATGTGTTCGATGCTGCGGTGCTTGGCCACTTCGCGCAGCATGCCGCCGTCGCCACCGCCGATGATCAACACGCGCTTGGCGGTGCCATGGGCCAGGATCGGCACATGGGTGAGCATCTCGTGGTAGATGAATTCGTCGGCTTCGGTGGTCTGGATCACGCCGTCCAGTGCCATGACCCGGCCCATGCGCGGGTTTTCGAAGATCACCAGGTGCTGGTGCTCGGTGCGCACTTCGTGCAGCAGTTTTTCCATGCGAAAACGCTGGCCGTAGCCTTCGTAGAGGGTTTCCAGGTACTCGCTGGTCTTGGTGGTGCTCATGGGAAGTGCTCCGGTGAGTGCGGGTGGCAACGGACGGTTACCCGCCCATGATGGTCATTCGCAGGCACAAGGCAGGCGATTGACCAAGGAAAGGCGCGCATTCTACGTCGCCGGACATGACAGGTCGAACCTTCTGGCTCTATCTTTACGCCAGACCACCGCCGGAGCCTCACGATGTTTTACCGCTACCACCCAAGCCCCATCGGGCCACTGCTGCTGGCCGGGGATGAACAGGGCCTGCGCCTGCTGTACATGGACAGCCACCCGCGCTGGACGCCCGATGATCAGTGGGTTGAGGGCGGACGGGAGCTCGATACCGTCTGTCGGCAACTGGATGAATATTTCGAAGGTAACCGCGAAGTCTTCGACCTGCGCCTGGCGCCTCAAGGCACGGCGTTCCAGCAACAGGTGTGGCAGGCGTTGCAACGCATTCCCTACGGCCGCACCTGGAGCTACGCGGAACTTGCGCTGCACATCGACAACCCCAAGGCGATCCGCGCAGTCGGGACCGCCAATGGCGCCAATCCGATTTCGATCATCATCCCCTGCCACCGCGTGATCGG
Proteins encoded in this region:
- the mnmC gene encoding bifunctional tRNA (5-methylaminomethyl-2-thiouridine)(34)-methyltransferase MnmD/FAD-dependent 5-carboxymethylaminomethyl-2-thiouridine(34) oxidoreductase MnmC, yielding MNPVMHHAQLDWDDQGRPHSRVFDDVYFSDQSGLEETRYVFIEQNRLSERFAALPADGRFVIGETGFGTGLNFLCAWQLFEQQAVAGARLHFVSVEKYPLSPSDLQRALALWPELKVFADPLLAQYVAIHQGFQRLMLDNGRVTLTLLIGDALEQLPQLDAHIDAWFLDGFAPAKNPDMWTAELFAELARLAAPDSTISTFTSTGWVRRLLNAAGFKMRRTPGIGHKWEILRGAFLGWPEETPAPAAIKPWFARPTPLVGERRALVIGAGLAGCASAASLAARGWQVSVMERHGELAQEASGNPQGVLYLKLSAHSTALSQMIISGFGYTRRLLEHLQRGVDWDGCGVLQLAFNAKEAERQAQLAAAFPADLVHLLDQPQAQAKAGIELTHGGLFYPQGGWVHPPALCQWQATHTHVQRLLHREALELRKVDDQWQAWDGETLLASAPVVILAGAAEIKRFAQSAELPLKRIRGQITRLPQTAQSQSLATVVCAEGYVAPARLGEHTLGASFDFKSDDLTPTTAEHLGNLELLKEISTDLVSRLHAEQLDPEQLQGRAAFRCTSPDYLPIVGPLADNQAFAQAYAALSKDARQVPDVACPWLDGLYVNSGHGSRGLITAPLSGELLAAWLDNEPLPLPRAVAEACHPNRFALRRLIRGNG
- the csrA gene encoding carbon storage regulator CsrA, which produces MLVLSRVVGELISIGDNISLRILAINGNNIRFGIEAPPNVNVHRAEVYERIQSRRAQSKGR
- the speE gene encoding polyamine aminopropyltransferase translates to MSTTKTSEYLETLYEGYGQRFRMEKLLHEVRTEHQHLVIFENPRMGRVMALDGVIQTTEADEFIYHEMLTHVPILAHGTAKRVLIIGGGDGGMLREVAKHRSIEHITMVEIDGTVVDMCKEFLPNHSKGAFDDPRLNLVIDDGMRFVATTQEKFDVIISDSTDPIGPGEVLFSENFYQACHRCLNEGGILVTQNGTPFMQIEEVKTTAGRLRSLFPDWHFYQAAVPTYIGGAMTFAWGATNTAYRKLSRETLSQRFAGSGIITRYYNPEIHIGAFALPQYVLQAVNKPSND
- a CDS encoding DUF6316 family protein, whose amino-acid sequence is MYGMRAQDIAPATHFRSDRLTRVNGDLYFSTRENTLEGPFSNHEEAEREVRAYIERVRLLSRERIS
- a CDS encoding methylated-DNA--[protein]-cysteine S-methyltransferase encodes the protein MFYRYHPSPIGPLLLAGDEQGLRLLYMDSHPRWTPDDQWVEGGRELDTVCRQLDEYFEGNREVFDLRLAPQGTAFQQQVWQALQRIPYGRTWSYAELALHIDNPKAIRAVGTANGANPISIIIPCHRVIGSNGTLTGYAGGLARKQALLELEGVWLI
- a CDS encoding LTA synthase family protein — encoded protein: MANPDALNQQRASNRLLQPTVKSHLAYTLLCALIIMVMLSVLRVALLVYNREMILNTPASTFVEAFANGLRFDLRLVVYLSIPLLLALFSVRAMAARGFFRFWLTVVSSIALFLGLMEMDFYREFHQRLNGLVFQYVKEDPKTVMSMLWYGFPVVRYLLAWAVGTWLLSLAFKGADRATRPRGPFSGGSISTRQVAPWYARIGVFVVCLLICVVAARGTLRQGPPLRWGDVYTTDSNFANQLGLNGSLSLIAAAKSRMSEERDNIWKPTIPQEQAQQTVRDMLVMPDEKLVDADIAAVRRDYTPPADKTLPIKNVVVILMESMAGHSVGALGGPGNITPYLDKLSKEGLLFDRFFSNGTHTHQGMFATMACFPNLPGFEYLMQTPEGSHKLSGLPQLLSARKFDDVYVYNGDFAWDNQSGFFSNQGMTNFIGRNDYVNPVFSDPTWGVSDQDMFDRGLQELKAREGKKPFYALLQTLSNHTPYALPTPLPVEKVTDRGSLNEHLTAMRYADWALGQFFEKARKEPYFKETLFVIVGDHGFGNERQITEMDLGRFNVPMLMIAPGIQEKFGQLDHTVGTQIDIVPTIMGRLGGEVRHQCWGRDLLNLPQGDTGFGVIKPSGSEQTTAIITADRILVLPKEKEMPPKMYAYELGANPHSEIIPDAPQTAEMKKKLESFLQTATKSLIDNTAGVVNGKPD
- a CDS encoding YheU family protein; this translates as MLIPHDQLEVDTLTRLIEDFVTRDGTDNGDETPLETRVLRVRSALSKGQALIVFDPESEQCQLMLKHDVPKHLFD
- the pap gene encoding polyphosphate:AMP phosphotransferase is translated as MFESAEIGHAIDKETYDAEVPALREALLEAQFELQQQARFPVIVLINGIEGAGKGETVKLLNEWMDPRLIEVRTFDQQTDEELARPPAWRYWRMLPAKGRMGVFFGNWYSQMLQGRVHGEFKDARLDQGIAGAERLEKMLCDEGALIFKFWFHLSKKQMKARLKALQDDPLHSWRISPLDWQQSKTYDKFVHFGERVLRRTSRDYAPWHVIEGVDAHYRSLTVGKILLEGLQSALKTPKVKSSGMNPAPLPSSVDQFSLLDSLDMSQHLEKDDYEEQLITEQARLSGLMRDKRMRKHALVAVFEGNDAAGKGGAIRRVAAALDPRQYRIVPIAAPTEDERAQPYLWRFWRHIPARGTFTVFDRSWYGRVLVERIEGFCSPNDWMRAYGEINDFEEQLSDARVIVVKFWLAIDKQTQLERFQQREEIPFKRFKITEDDWRNRDKWDDYRAAVGDMVDRTSTEVSTWTLVEANDKRWARVKVLRTINRALEEAFEKSDKHDKKLKKATS
- a CDS encoding DUF3309 family protein, which gives rise to MGTILLVILILLLIGGLPVFPHSRSWGYGPSGVIGVVVVVLVVLLLLGRI
- a CDS encoding SDR family oxidoreductase, whose amino-acid sequence is MQNRMMITGAGSGLGREIALRWAREGWQLALSDVSEPGLQETLMLVREAGGEGFVQRCDVRDYSQLTAFAQACEQKLGGIDVIVNNAGVASGGFFSELSLEDWDWQIAINLMGVVKGCKAFLPLLEKSKGKIINIASMAALMQGPAMSNYNVAKAGVVALSESLLIELAQQEVSVHVVCPSFFQTNLLDSFRGPTPAMKAQVGKLLESSPITATDIADYIYQQVAAGEFMILPHEQGRMAWAIKQKNPQLLYNEMTVMADKMRAKARQCAS